A single window of Gossypium hirsutum isolate 1008001.06 chromosome A10, Gossypium_hirsutum_v2.1, whole genome shotgun sequence DNA harbors:
- the LOC107896146 gene encoding peroxidase 24: MKMRAGYSIFLLILSLTVCNAGKLSNSFYKNTCPQVEKIVREIIQIHTRNNPSLGAQLIRMQFHDCFVRGCDASVLLDTVNNSKAEKEAMPNQSLGGFDVIDDIKATIERVCPKVVSCADILALAARDAISAPFKKSMWSVQLGRRDGRVSLATEINGNLPSPFANFTSLVQLFKEKGLNVNDLVVLSGAHTLGDSRCGAFSRRLYNFTSKGDADPSLDPTYAKILRKQCPNPASPAITVEMDPGSSLSFDNHYYDILLQKKGLFVSDAALLTDKNSNKIVTRLQRSRSLFFTAFAKSMKKMAAIGVLTGNAGEIRQNCRVVNPGKN; encoded by the exons ATGAAAATGAGGGCTGGTTATAGCATTTTCCTTCTCATTCTTTCTCTTACTGTTTGTAATGCTGGTAAGTTGAGTAATAGCTTTTACAAAAATACTTGCCCACAAGTTGAGAAGATCGTGAGAGAGATTATCCAGATTCATACTCGAAACAATCCATCTTTGGGTGCTCAACTTATTAGGATGCAGTTCCATGATTGCTTTGTTAGG GGATGCGATGCATCAGTGTTGTTGGATACAGTTAACAATTCCAAGGCTGAGAAAGAAGCAATGCCGAATCAATCTTTAGGTGGTTTCGACGTGATCGACGATATCAAGGCAACAATCGAAAGGGTTTGCCCTAAAGTCGTTTCTTGTGCGGATATTCTTGCCTTGGCAGCTCGTGATGCAATTTCTGCACCT TTTAAAAAGTCGATGTGGAGCGTACAGCTTGGAAGAAGAGACGGTAGAGTTTCACTGGCAACTGAGATCAATGGAAACCTCCCTAGTCCCTTTGCAAACTTCACTAGTTTGGTTCAACTATTTAAGGAGAAAGGCCTTAATGTTAATGATCTTGTTGTTCTTTCAG GTGCACACACCCTTGGAGATTCTCGCTGTGGAGCTTTCTCAAGAAGGCTTTACAACTTCACAAGCAAAGGCGATGCTGATCCGAGCTTAGATCCAACTTATGCTAAAATCTTGAGAAAGCAATGTCCGAACCCAGCAAGTCCAGCAATAACAGTGGAAATGGATCCTGGAAGTTCACTATCATTCGACAATCATTACTACGATATCTTATTACAAAAGAAAGGGTTGTTCGTTTCAGATGCAGCACTTCTTACAGACAAGAATTCCAACAAGATCGTGACTCGGTTACAAAGGTCACGTTCGTTGTTTTTCACTGCGTTTGCAAAATCGATGAAGAAAATGGCAGCCATTGGAGTTCTCACTGGAAATGCTGGAGAAATTAGGCAAAACTGCCGTGTTGTCAACCCAGGAAAGAATTAA